One part of the Rutidosis leptorrhynchoides isolate AG116_Rl617_1_P2 chromosome 1, CSIRO_AGI_Rlap_v1, whole genome shotgun sequence genome encodes these proteins:
- the LOC139886656 gene encoding transcription elongation factor SPT6 homolog isoform X2, whose amino-acid sequence MAGNTVLSDEEDEIEVEEDEREEPEGDAVDPEDRDDDEDDEEDEEGEDAYEKDGFIVDEVDEDDQDGEDEDREDSDEERQRKKKRKKRESEKNYVLDDDDYELLQDNVGFRRPKVSNKFKRLKKARADADEGQSGFSDEEEFDGTGKSGRSAEDKIKRSLFDDDEGAPMEDIAEDDQREEEEDGDIGEEEDEMADFIVDEEEVDEHGEPTRRRKVNKKKSRQAPGVSSTAMQEAHDIFGDVDELLRQRKLGLERINRYDDTGERRLEDEFEPIILSEKYMTENDDRIREIDIPERMQVSEESTGPPPIDGMSIDEESNWILNQLGHERAVLKKDIVRFLELMHVQKLDVPFIAMYRKEECRSLFKDEESPTDNNKKSDESNPEKPTMRWHKVLWAISELDRKWLLLQKRKTALQLYYDKRFQEERFDETRLDLNQKLFDSTTKSLKVAESDREIDDVDSKFNLHFPPGDVGIDEGQFKRPKRKSQYSICSKSGLWEVATKFGYSSEEFGLLISLEQMRRDELEDAKETPEEVASRFTCAMFENPQAVLRGARHMAAVEISCEPCVRRHVRSIFMDNAVVSTTPTADGNTSIDSHHQFAGIKWLKNKPLTKFDDAQWLLIQKAEEEKLIQVSVKLPAPVHNKLIDDAHEYYLSEGVSKSAQLWNEQRKQIIKDAFDGLLLPSMAKEARSLLTSRAKNWLLMEYGRLLWDKVSVAPYQKKDQDVNSSSDDYEVAPRVMACCWGPGKPATTFVMLDSYGEVLDVLYAGSLSARGQSSNDQQRKSQDQQRLLKFMTDHQPHVVVLGAVNMSCVKLREDIFEIIGNIFEDNPRAVGLEMDNISIVYADETLPHLYENSRISSDQLQPQSGIVKRAVALGRYLQNPLAMAATLCGPAKEILSWKLSPLECFLTPDEKYSMVEQIMVDATNQVGLDVNLAISHEWLFAPLQFISGLGPRKAASLQRSLVRAGSIYTRKDLLAHGLGKKGFVNAVGFLRVRRSGNAASSSQFIDLLDDTRIHPESYTLAQELAKDMCTHDDEDDVNEDEDLFEMAIENVRDNPHNLKRLDVDNYSSSKKLENKKDTLNHMRLELIQGFQDWRKPYAQPNADELFYMLSGETEETLSEGKIVQATVRRVQPQRAICILESGVSGMLSKEDYSDERRDIDLTESLNEGDVLTCMIKSVLKDRRQVFLSCKDSDLRSDRSQNFKNMDPYYYEDRDNSETEKEKARKAKELAKKHFKSRMIVHPRFQNITADEAMEMLSVKEPGESIVRPSSRGPSYLTLTLKIYDGVYAHKDIIEGGKENKDITSMLRIGKTLKIGDDVFEDLDEVMDRYVDPLVTHLKTMLGYRKFRDGAKAEVDESLRKEKFENPSRIVYAFGISHEYPGTFILTYIRSSNPHHEYVGLYPKGFKFRKKMFEEIDRLVAYFQRHVDDPHEAGPSIRSVAAMVPMRSPAPSHSFGSVGGSNSDVSRRGSSGDRERTSTPSSRTGRSDYRNGGGHDSHPSGVPRPYGGRGRVRGRGSYHHRGNEGGSGRSKDVEDEWKDRSWSDDRGGGGNGSKRVQSQASSGSSAGWASGW is encoded by the exons ATGGCCGGAAATACCGTCTTGTCTGACGAAGAAG ATGAGATTGAAGTTGAGGAAGACGAGAGGGAAGAGCCTGAAGGTGATGCAGTTGATCCAGAAGACCGtgacgatgatgaagatgatgaagaagacg AAGAAGGAGAAGATGCGTATGAGAAAGATGGTTTCATAGTGGACGAGGTCGATGAAGATGATCAAGATGGAGAGGATGAGGATAGGGAGGATAGCGATGAGGAGAGGCaaaggaagaagaaaagaaagaaaag AGAATCGGAGAAGAACTATGTTCTCGATGATGATGACTATGAGCTACTTCAAGATAATGTTGGTTTTAGACGTCCTAAAGTT AGTAATAAGTTCAAAAGACTAAAGAAAGCAAGGGCTGATGCTGACGAAGGACAATCCGGATTTTCGGATGAAGAGGAATTTGACGGGACTGGGAAGAGTGGGCGAAGCGCAGAGGATAAAATCAAGCGTAGTTTATTTGATGACGATGAGG GTGCTCCTATGGAGGATATTGCCGAAGATGATCAACgtgaagaggaagaagatggtgacattggtgaagaagaagatgaaatggCTGACTTCATTGTAGATGAAGAGGAGGTTGATGAACATGGAGAACCAACAAG GAGAAGGAAGGTTAACAAGAAAAAATCCAGGCAGGCACCTGGGGTCTCGTCTACTGCAATGCAGGAGGCACATGACATATTTGGTGATGTAGATGAGCTTTTGAGGCAACGAAAATTAGGGCTCGAAAGGATCAATAGGTATGATGACACTGGCGAAAGGAGATTAGAAGATGAATTTGAACCAATTATTCTTTCTGAAAAGTACATGACAGAGAACGATGATCGTATCCGGGAAATAGATATTCCAGAAAGAATGCAG GTATCTGAAGAAAGCACTGGTCCACCTCCAATAGATGGAATGAGTATAGATGAAGAGAGTAACTGGATTCTTAATCAACTTGGGCATGAACGGGCTGTACTTAAAAAGGATATTGTTAGGTTTTTGGAACTTATGCACGTTCAAAAGTTAGAT GTACCATTTATTGCTATGTATAGGAAAGAGGAGTGCAGGAGCCTTTTTAAGGATGAAGAGTCACCAACTGATAATAATAAAAAGTCGGATGAAAGTAACCCTGAAAAACCTACAATGAGGTGGCACAAG GTACTTTGGGCTATCTCAGAGTTAGACAGAAAGTGGCTACTGCTTCAAAAACGAAAAACCGCTTTACAGTTGTATTACGACAAGCGATTTCAAGAGGAGCGATTTGATGAAACACGCCTTGATTTGAATCAAAAGCTGTTTGATTCAACGACAAAGTCTCTCAAAGTTGCTGAGTCAGATAGAGAAATTGATGATGTGGACTCAAAATTTAACTTGCATTTCCCTCCTGGTGATGTTGGTATAGATGAAGGACAGTTCAAGAGACCAAAAAGGAAATCACAATATAGCATTTGTAGTAAATCTGGACTTTGGGAGGTTGCTACCAAATTTGGCTATAGCTCTGAAGAGTTTGGATTGCTTATTTCTCTTGAACAAATG AGGAGGGATGAATTGGAAGATGCAAAGGAAACACCAGAAGAGGTGGCTTCAAGATTTACCTGTGCAATGTTTGAAAATCCTCAGGCTGTCCTTAGAGGAGCTAGACACATG GCGGCAGTTGAGATTAGCTGTGAGCCATGTGTAAGGAGACATGTTCGTAGCATCTTTATGGATAATGCAGTGGTTTCCACGACTCCTACTGCTGATGGCAACACGTCTATAGATTCACATCATCAATTTGCAGGGATTAAATGGTTAAAGAACAAGCCATTGACAAAATTTGATGATGCACAATGGCTCCTTATTCAAAAGGCCGAAGAGGAGAAACTTATCCAAGTGTCTGTAAAGCTTCCAGCACCCGTCCATAATAAACTAATCGATGATGCTCACGAATATTATCTGAGTGAAGGGGTGAGTAAATCAGCTCAGTTGTGGAATGAACAAAGGAAGCAGATTATAAAAGACGCCTTTGATGGTTTGCTTTTACCTTCAATGGCAAAAGAGGCACGATCCTTGTTGACTAGTAGAGCAAAAAACTGGTTACTTATGGAATATGGAAGATTATTATGGGACAAAGTGTCTGTAGCACCTTATCAAAAGAAGGACCAGGATGTTAATTCTTCTTCAGATGATTATGAAGTTGCACCAAGAGTGATGGCATGTTGCTGGGGCCCAGGGAAACCTGCAACCACATTTGTGATGCTTGACTCATATGGCGAAGTTCTTGATGTGCTTTATGCTGGTTCTTTAAGTGCACGTGGTCAAAGTTCTAACGATCAGCAACGAAAAAGTCAAGATCAACAACGTCTTTTAAAGTTCATGACGGATCACCAGCCTCATGTTGTTGTTCTTGGAGCTGTCAATATGTCTTGTGTTAAGCTCAGGGAAGATATTTTCGAG ATCATTGGCAATATATTTGAAGATAATCCAAGAGCTGTTGGCCTTGAAATGGATAATATAAGTATCGTATATGCCGACGAGACTCTCCCACACTTGTATGAAAATTCTCGTATATCCTCTGACCAGCTTCAACCTCAATCTG GCATTGTTAAGCGTGCAGTGGCCCTTGGGCGTTACCTTCAAAATCCATTGGCAATGGCTGCTACCCTATGTGGACCCGCAAAGGAGATATTGTCATGGAAACTTAGTCCTTTAGAATGCTTTTTAACTCCTGATGAAAAGTATAGCATGGTTGAACAAATTATGGTAGATGCAACAAACCAAGTGGGTCTTGATGTAAATTTAGCCATAAGTCACGAATGGCTATTTGCTCCACTGCAGTTCATATCTGGGCTGGGGCCTCGAAAAGCCGCTTCGTTACAACGATCCTTAGTTCGAGCTGGTTCGATATATACTCGTAAGGATCTGTTGGCCCATGGTCTTGGCAAAAAGGGGTTTGTAAATGCAGTCGGATTCTTACGTGTTCGGCGAAGCGGAAACGCGGCTAGCAGTAGTCAATTCATTGACTTATTGGATGATACACGAATCCACCCTGAATCATACACTCTTGCACAGGAGTTGGCTAAAGATATGTGTActcatgatgatgaagatgatgtaaaCGAGGATGAAGATTTGTTTGAAATGGCAATAGAGAATGTGAGAGATAACCCTCATAACTTAAAGAGACTTGACGTTGATAATTATTCAAGTTCAAAGAAACTCGAAAATAAAAAAGACACTCTTAATCATATGCGGTTGGAGTTGATACAAGGTTTTCAAGACTGGCGAAAACCGTACGCTCAACCGAATGCAGATGAATTGTTTTATATGCTTTCTGGTGAAACAGAGGAAACACTTTCTGAGGGTAAAATCGTCCAAGCAACTGTTCGTAGGGTTCAACCTCAGCGAGCAATATGTATTCTTGAATCAGGGGTTTCTGGTATGCTTAGTAAAGAAGACTACAGTGATGAACGTAGGGACATTGATTTAACTGAGAGTTTAAATGAAGGTGATGTTTTAACTTGCATGATAAAGTCAGTTTTAAAAGATAGGCGTCAGGTGTTTTTAAGCTGTAAAGATAGTGATTTAAGAAGTGACCGGTCTCAAAACTTTAAAAACATGGATCCTTATTATTACGAGGACCGTGATAATTCAGAAACTGAAAAAGAAAAAGCACGTAAAGCTAAAGAACTGGCGAAGAAGCATTTTAAGTCAAGGATGATTGTTCATCCTCGTTTTCAGAATATCACAGCTGATGAAGCAATGGAG ATGCTGTCTGTTAAGGAACCTGGTGAGAGTATAGTTCGTCCTAGCTCTCGTGGGCCCTCATACTTAACTTTGACCCTCAAAATCTATGACGGTGTTTACGCTCATAAAGACATCATTGAAGGTGGAAAGGAGAACAAGGACATTACAAGTATGTTGCGTATTGGTAAAACCCTAAAAATTGGAGATGATGTTTTTGAAGATCTGGATGAG GTAATGGATCGTTACGTTGATCCATTAGTAACTCACTTAAAGACAATGCTTGGTTACCGTAAGTTTAGAGATGGGGCGAAAGCTGAAGTTGATGAAAGTTTAAGGAAAGAAAAATTCGAGAATCCATCAAGAATCGTGTATGCTTTCGGTATATCTCATGAATATCCAGGGACGTTTATTTTAACATACATAAGGAGTTCAAATCCACATCACGAGTATGTTGGATTGTATCCTAAGGGTTTTAAATTCCGCAAGAAGATGTTCGAGGAAATTGACAGACTTGTGGCGTATTTCCAAAGACATGTTGATGATCCACATGAAGCGGGACCCTCAATCCGTTCAGTTGCAGCCATGGTGCCTATGCGCAGCCCCGCGCCTAGCCATTCTTTTGGATCGGTTGGTGGTTCCAACAGTGATGTGTCCCGGAGAGGGTCGTCTGGAGATCGTGAACGGACATCTACTCCTAGCTCCAGAACTG GTAGAAGTGATTACAGGAATGGGGGTGGGCATGATTCACATCCAAGTGGTGTGCCGAGGCCTTATGGGGGTCGTGGGCGGGTCAGAGGACGCGGGTCCTACCATCACCGAGGAAATGAAGGAGGAAGTGGTAGGTCAAAGGACGTAGAAGATGAGTGGAAGGATAGGTCTTGGAGTGACGAtcgtggtggtggtggtaatgggaGTAAGAGAGTGCAATCGCAGGCATCATCAGGAAGTAGTGCGGGGTGGGCTAGTGGGTGGTAG
- the LOC139877462 gene encoding calmodulin-7, which translates to MADQLTDDQISEFKEAFSLFDKDGDGCITTKELGTVMRSLGQNPTEAELQDMINEVDADGNGTIDFPEFLNLMARKMKDTDSEEELKEAFRVFDKDQNGFISAAELRHVMTNLGEKLTDEEVDEMIREADVDGDGQINYEEFVKVMMAK; encoded by the exons atggcCGATCAGCTTACCGATGATCAGATCTCCGAATTCAAGGAAGCCTTCAGCCTATTCGATAAGGATGGCGACG GTTGCATTACTACAAAGGAACTTGGAACTGTGATGAGATCACTAGGCCAAAATCCTACAGAAGCCGAACTTCAAGACATGATTAATGAAGTTGATGCAGATGGCAACGGAACTATCGACTTCCCAGAGTTTCTAAACCTGATGGCTAGGAAAATGAAGGACACAGATTCCGAAGAGGAATTGAAAGAAGCATTCAGAGTGTTCGACAAGGACCAGAACGGTTTCATTTCTGCTGCTGAGCTTCGTCACGTGATGACAAACCTTGGTGAGAAGCTTACTGATGAAGAAGTCGACGAGATGATCCGAGAGGCTGATGTTGATGGTGATGGTCAAATCAACTATGAGGAGTTTGTTAAGGTTATGATGGCTAAGTGA
- the LOC139886656 gene encoding transcription elongation factor SPT6 homolog isoform X1: MAGNTVLSDEEDEIEVEEDEREEPEGDAVDPEDRDDDEDDEEDEEGEDAYEKDGFIVDEVDEDDQDGEDEDREDSDEERQRKKKRKKRESEKNYVLDDDDYELLQDNVGFRRPKVQSNKFKRLKKARADADEGQSGFSDEEEFDGTGKSGRSAEDKIKRSLFDDDEGAPMEDIAEDDQREEEEDGDIGEEEDEMADFIVDEEEVDEHGEPTRRRKVNKKKSRQAPGVSSTAMQEAHDIFGDVDELLRQRKLGLERINRYDDTGERRLEDEFEPIILSEKYMTENDDRIREIDIPERMQVSEESTGPPPIDGMSIDEESNWILNQLGHERAVLKKDIVRFLELMHVQKLDVPFIAMYRKEECRSLFKDEESPTDNNKKSDESNPEKPTMRWHKVLWAISELDRKWLLLQKRKTALQLYYDKRFQEERFDETRLDLNQKLFDSTTKSLKVAESDREIDDVDSKFNLHFPPGDVGIDEGQFKRPKRKSQYSICSKSGLWEVATKFGYSSEEFGLLISLEQMRRDELEDAKETPEEVASRFTCAMFENPQAVLRGARHMAAVEISCEPCVRRHVRSIFMDNAVVSTTPTADGNTSIDSHHQFAGIKWLKNKPLTKFDDAQWLLIQKAEEEKLIQVSVKLPAPVHNKLIDDAHEYYLSEGVSKSAQLWNEQRKQIIKDAFDGLLLPSMAKEARSLLTSRAKNWLLMEYGRLLWDKVSVAPYQKKDQDVNSSSDDYEVAPRVMACCWGPGKPATTFVMLDSYGEVLDVLYAGSLSARGQSSNDQQRKSQDQQRLLKFMTDHQPHVVVLGAVNMSCVKLREDIFEIIGNIFEDNPRAVGLEMDNISIVYADETLPHLYENSRISSDQLQPQSGIVKRAVALGRYLQNPLAMAATLCGPAKEILSWKLSPLECFLTPDEKYSMVEQIMVDATNQVGLDVNLAISHEWLFAPLQFISGLGPRKAASLQRSLVRAGSIYTRKDLLAHGLGKKGFVNAVGFLRVRRSGNAASSSQFIDLLDDTRIHPESYTLAQELAKDMCTHDDEDDVNEDEDLFEMAIENVRDNPHNLKRLDVDNYSSSKKLENKKDTLNHMRLELIQGFQDWRKPYAQPNADELFYMLSGETEETLSEGKIVQATVRRVQPQRAICILESGVSGMLSKEDYSDERRDIDLTESLNEGDVLTCMIKSVLKDRRQVFLSCKDSDLRSDRSQNFKNMDPYYYEDRDNSETEKEKARKAKELAKKHFKSRMIVHPRFQNITADEAMEMLSVKEPGESIVRPSSRGPSYLTLTLKIYDGVYAHKDIIEGGKENKDITSMLRIGKTLKIGDDVFEDLDEVMDRYVDPLVTHLKTMLGYRKFRDGAKAEVDESLRKEKFENPSRIVYAFGISHEYPGTFILTYIRSSNPHHEYVGLYPKGFKFRKKMFEEIDRLVAYFQRHVDDPHEAGPSIRSVAAMVPMRSPAPSHSFGSVGGSNSDVSRRGSSGDRERTSTPSSRTGRSDYRNGGGHDSHPSGVPRPYGGRGRVRGRGSYHHRGNEGGSGRSKDVEDEWKDRSWSDDRGGGGNGSKRVQSQASSGSSAGWASGW; this comes from the exons ATGGCCGGAAATACCGTCTTGTCTGACGAAGAAG ATGAGATTGAAGTTGAGGAAGACGAGAGGGAAGAGCCTGAAGGTGATGCAGTTGATCCAGAAGACCGtgacgatgatgaagatgatgaagaagacg AAGAAGGAGAAGATGCGTATGAGAAAGATGGTTTCATAGTGGACGAGGTCGATGAAGATGATCAAGATGGAGAGGATGAGGATAGGGAGGATAGCGATGAGGAGAGGCaaaggaagaagaaaagaaagaaaag AGAATCGGAGAAGAACTATGTTCTCGATGATGATGACTATGAGCTACTTCAAGATAATGTTGGTTTTAGACGTCCTAAAGTT CAGAGTAATAAGTTCAAAAGACTAAAGAAAGCAAGGGCTGATGCTGACGAAGGACAATCCGGATTTTCGGATGAAGAGGAATTTGACGGGACTGGGAAGAGTGGGCGAAGCGCAGAGGATAAAATCAAGCGTAGTTTATTTGATGACGATGAGG GTGCTCCTATGGAGGATATTGCCGAAGATGATCAACgtgaagaggaagaagatggtgacattggtgaagaagaagatgaaatggCTGACTTCATTGTAGATGAAGAGGAGGTTGATGAACATGGAGAACCAACAAG GAGAAGGAAGGTTAACAAGAAAAAATCCAGGCAGGCACCTGGGGTCTCGTCTACTGCAATGCAGGAGGCACATGACATATTTGGTGATGTAGATGAGCTTTTGAGGCAACGAAAATTAGGGCTCGAAAGGATCAATAGGTATGATGACACTGGCGAAAGGAGATTAGAAGATGAATTTGAACCAATTATTCTTTCTGAAAAGTACATGACAGAGAACGATGATCGTATCCGGGAAATAGATATTCCAGAAAGAATGCAG GTATCTGAAGAAAGCACTGGTCCACCTCCAATAGATGGAATGAGTATAGATGAAGAGAGTAACTGGATTCTTAATCAACTTGGGCATGAACGGGCTGTACTTAAAAAGGATATTGTTAGGTTTTTGGAACTTATGCACGTTCAAAAGTTAGAT GTACCATTTATTGCTATGTATAGGAAAGAGGAGTGCAGGAGCCTTTTTAAGGATGAAGAGTCACCAACTGATAATAATAAAAAGTCGGATGAAAGTAACCCTGAAAAACCTACAATGAGGTGGCACAAG GTACTTTGGGCTATCTCAGAGTTAGACAGAAAGTGGCTACTGCTTCAAAAACGAAAAACCGCTTTACAGTTGTATTACGACAAGCGATTTCAAGAGGAGCGATTTGATGAAACACGCCTTGATTTGAATCAAAAGCTGTTTGATTCAACGACAAAGTCTCTCAAAGTTGCTGAGTCAGATAGAGAAATTGATGATGTGGACTCAAAATTTAACTTGCATTTCCCTCCTGGTGATGTTGGTATAGATGAAGGACAGTTCAAGAGACCAAAAAGGAAATCACAATATAGCATTTGTAGTAAATCTGGACTTTGGGAGGTTGCTACCAAATTTGGCTATAGCTCTGAAGAGTTTGGATTGCTTATTTCTCTTGAACAAATG AGGAGGGATGAATTGGAAGATGCAAAGGAAACACCAGAAGAGGTGGCTTCAAGATTTACCTGTGCAATGTTTGAAAATCCTCAGGCTGTCCTTAGAGGAGCTAGACACATG GCGGCAGTTGAGATTAGCTGTGAGCCATGTGTAAGGAGACATGTTCGTAGCATCTTTATGGATAATGCAGTGGTTTCCACGACTCCTACTGCTGATGGCAACACGTCTATAGATTCACATCATCAATTTGCAGGGATTAAATGGTTAAAGAACAAGCCATTGACAAAATTTGATGATGCACAATGGCTCCTTATTCAAAAGGCCGAAGAGGAGAAACTTATCCAAGTGTCTGTAAAGCTTCCAGCACCCGTCCATAATAAACTAATCGATGATGCTCACGAATATTATCTGAGTGAAGGGGTGAGTAAATCAGCTCAGTTGTGGAATGAACAAAGGAAGCAGATTATAAAAGACGCCTTTGATGGTTTGCTTTTACCTTCAATGGCAAAAGAGGCACGATCCTTGTTGACTAGTAGAGCAAAAAACTGGTTACTTATGGAATATGGAAGATTATTATGGGACAAAGTGTCTGTAGCACCTTATCAAAAGAAGGACCAGGATGTTAATTCTTCTTCAGATGATTATGAAGTTGCACCAAGAGTGATGGCATGTTGCTGGGGCCCAGGGAAACCTGCAACCACATTTGTGATGCTTGACTCATATGGCGAAGTTCTTGATGTGCTTTATGCTGGTTCTTTAAGTGCACGTGGTCAAAGTTCTAACGATCAGCAACGAAAAAGTCAAGATCAACAACGTCTTTTAAAGTTCATGACGGATCACCAGCCTCATGTTGTTGTTCTTGGAGCTGTCAATATGTCTTGTGTTAAGCTCAGGGAAGATATTTTCGAG ATCATTGGCAATATATTTGAAGATAATCCAAGAGCTGTTGGCCTTGAAATGGATAATATAAGTATCGTATATGCCGACGAGACTCTCCCACACTTGTATGAAAATTCTCGTATATCCTCTGACCAGCTTCAACCTCAATCTG GCATTGTTAAGCGTGCAGTGGCCCTTGGGCGTTACCTTCAAAATCCATTGGCAATGGCTGCTACCCTATGTGGACCCGCAAAGGAGATATTGTCATGGAAACTTAGTCCTTTAGAATGCTTTTTAACTCCTGATGAAAAGTATAGCATGGTTGAACAAATTATGGTAGATGCAACAAACCAAGTGGGTCTTGATGTAAATTTAGCCATAAGTCACGAATGGCTATTTGCTCCACTGCAGTTCATATCTGGGCTGGGGCCTCGAAAAGCCGCTTCGTTACAACGATCCTTAGTTCGAGCTGGTTCGATATATACTCGTAAGGATCTGTTGGCCCATGGTCTTGGCAAAAAGGGGTTTGTAAATGCAGTCGGATTCTTACGTGTTCGGCGAAGCGGAAACGCGGCTAGCAGTAGTCAATTCATTGACTTATTGGATGATACACGAATCCACCCTGAATCATACACTCTTGCACAGGAGTTGGCTAAAGATATGTGTActcatgatgatgaagatgatgtaaaCGAGGATGAAGATTTGTTTGAAATGGCAATAGAGAATGTGAGAGATAACCCTCATAACTTAAAGAGACTTGACGTTGATAATTATTCAAGTTCAAAGAAACTCGAAAATAAAAAAGACACTCTTAATCATATGCGGTTGGAGTTGATACAAGGTTTTCAAGACTGGCGAAAACCGTACGCTCAACCGAATGCAGATGAATTGTTTTATATGCTTTCTGGTGAAACAGAGGAAACACTTTCTGAGGGTAAAATCGTCCAAGCAACTGTTCGTAGGGTTCAACCTCAGCGAGCAATATGTATTCTTGAATCAGGGGTTTCTGGTATGCTTAGTAAAGAAGACTACAGTGATGAACGTAGGGACATTGATTTAACTGAGAGTTTAAATGAAGGTGATGTTTTAACTTGCATGATAAAGTCAGTTTTAAAAGATAGGCGTCAGGTGTTTTTAAGCTGTAAAGATAGTGATTTAAGAAGTGACCGGTCTCAAAACTTTAAAAACATGGATCCTTATTATTACGAGGACCGTGATAATTCAGAAACTGAAAAAGAAAAAGCACGTAAAGCTAAAGAACTGGCGAAGAAGCATTTTAAGTCAAGGATGATTGTTCATCCTCGTTTTCAGAATATCACAGCTGATGAAGCAATGGAG ATGCTGTCTGTTAAGGAACCTGGTGAGAGTATAGTTCGTCCTAGCTCTCGTGGGCCCTCATACTTAACTTTGACCCTCAAAATCTATGACGGTGTTTACGCTCATAAAGACATCATTGAAGGTGGAAAGGAGAACAAGGACATTACAAGTATGTTGCGTATTGGTAAAACCCTAAAAATTGGAGATGATGTTTTTGAAGATCTGGATGAG GTAATGGATCGTTACGTTGATCCATTAGTAACTCACTTAAAGACAATGCTTGGTTACCGTAAGTTTAGAGATGGGGCGAAAGCTGAAGTTGATGAAAGTTTAAGGAAAGAAAAATTCGAGAATCCATCAAGAATCGTGTATGCTTTCGGTATATCTCATGAATATCCAGGGACGTTTATTTTAACATACATAAGGAGTTCAAATCCACATCACGAGTATGTTGGATTGTATCCTAAGGGTTTTAAATTCCGCAAGAAGATGTTCGAGGAAATTGACAGACTTGTGGCGTATTTCCAAAGACATGTTGATGATCCACATGAAGCGGGACCCTCAATCCGTTCAGTTGCAGCCATGGTGCCTATGCGCAGCCCCGCGCCTAGCCATTCTTTTGGATCGGTTGGTGGTTCCAACAGTGATGTGTCCCGGAGAGGGTCGTCTGGAGATCGTGAACGGACATCTACTCCTAGCTCCAGAACTG GTAGAAGTGATTACAGGAATGGGGGTGGGCATGATTCACATCCAAGTGGTGTGCCGAGGCCTTATGGGGGTCGTGGGCGGGTCAGAGGACGCGGGTCCTACCATCACCGAGGAAATGAAGGAGGAAGTGGTAGGTCAAAGGACGTAGAAGATGAGTGGAAGGATAGGTCTTGGAGTGACGAtcgtggtggtggtggtaatgggaGTAAGAGAGTGCAATCGCAGGCATCATCAGGAAGTAGTGCGGGGTGGGCTAGTGGGTGGTAG